The Neodiprion virginianus isolate iyNeoVirg1 chromosome 5, iyNeoVirg1.1, whole genome shotgun sequence genome contains a region encoding:
- the LOC124306081 gene encoding hairy/enhancer-of-split related with YRPW motif protein-like has translation MWRVVVPRSDENSTLLSSDITAGAVAPGHLPSLSGPSGPHHWGYPPPPHPSYQPQHPDVRHHHEMRHDMQRPELRHPADIRHEMRHDNIAGMRPDLTELRPSHELPELKNDITELRAQDNQQQQQQQLSQSRGMKRTMSDSDCDDVFSEESGKEPCNSPGGDSCQHASRKRRRGMIEKKRRDRINASLGELRRLVPAAARDPHSGKLEKAEILQLTVEHLRTLRNKGPEGYDSTKLAMDYHAVGWGECAAEVGRYLVTMEGLDERDPLRLRLLSHLQSFHREHPPTTTAVLPSGSSVSSATTTGSYEPSSSSSVGMPAAPGSMPPLLGSGALGWGQYPGQYVQQQHGKPYRPWGAELAY, from the exons ATGTGGCGCGTAGTTGTACCGCGATCTGACGAGAACAGCACCCTGCTATCCTCTGACATAACGGCCGGTGCCGTCGCCCCGGGTCACCTGCCGTCACTGTCGGGCCCATCGGGGCCTCACCACTGGGGCTATCCGCCGCCCCCGCATCCCTCCTACCAACCTCAACACCCGGATGTACGTCACCATCACGAGATGCGGCACGACATGCAGAGGCCGGAACTCCGCCACCCCGCCGACATCAGGCACGAGATGAGGCACGATAATATAGCCGGGATGAGGCCGGACCTCACGGAGTTAAGACCCAGTCACGAACTGCCCGAATTGAAGAACGACATCACCGAGTTGAGGGCACAGGACaaccagcagcagcaacagcagcaattGTCACAGTCAAGGGGGATGAAACGGACCATGAGCGATTCGGACTGCGACGATGTCTTCTCCGAGGAGAGTGGGAAAGAACC GTGTAACTCGCCAGGTGGTGATTCCTGTCAGCACGCTTCGCGCAAACGAAGACGAGGaatgattgagaaaaaaagacgTGACAGGATAAACGCTTCCCTCGGAGAATTGCGAAGATTGGTACCAGCTGCCGCCAGGGATCCTCACAGtggaaaattagaaaaagctGAAATACTTCAACTCACCGTCGAACATCTACGTACCTTGAGAAATAAAG GACCGGAAGGATACGACAGCACCAAGTTGGCAATGGACTACCACGCTGTCGGTTGGGGCGAATGCGCTGCCGAAGTTGGACGATACTTGGTCACCATGGAAGGCCTCGACGAGAGAGATCCGCTGCGTCTGAGACTGCTGTCTCACCTTCAAAGTTTCCACAGAGAACACCCGCCGACCACCACCGCCGTGCTGCCTTCCGGATCCTCCGTCAGTTCCGCCACTACAACCGGAAGCTACGAGCCGTCGAGCTCTTCCTCCGTCGGGATGCCCGCAGCACCTGGAAGCATGCCGCCGCTTCTTGGCAGCGGCGCTCTTGGCTGGGGTCAGTATCCTGGACAGTACGTCCAACAGCAGCATGGAAAACCGTATCGACCTTGGGGCGCGGAGTTGGCCTACTGA